One Clostridium sp. CM027 genomic window carries:
- a CDS encoding Rrf2 family transcriptional regulator — MKLSTKGRYGVKAMVDLSINYGEQPVSIKSISERQNISEYYLEQLFSSLRRAKLIKSIRGAQGGYILNRKPEEITIQDVLDVLEGPIEVSNCLEDGACNNIDCCATRLLWKKLKNSIDSVTSSITLKDIVDDYNEITLIKGVKDNE, encoded by the coding sequence ATGAAATTATCTACTAAGGGAAGATATGGGGTTAAAGCCATGGTGGATTTATCAATAAATTATGGAGAACAACCTGTATCTATAAAAAGCATATCAGAAAGACAAAATATTTCTGAATATTATTTAGAACAATTATTTTCATCACTAAGGCGCGCTAAACTTATTAAAAGTATAAGGGGAGCTCAGGGTGGATACATACTAAATAGAAAACCAGAGGAAATAACTATACAAGACGTCCTTGATGTACTTGAAGGTCCAATTGAGGTGTCAAATTGTTTAGAAGACGGAGCATGCAATAATATTGATTGTTGTGCTACTAGATTATTATGGAAGAAATTAAAAAATAGTATAGATAGTGTAACGTCATCAATAACTTTAAAAGATATTGTAGATGATTACAATGAAATTACATTAATTAAAGGAGTGAAAGATAATGAATAA
- the nifS gene encoding cysteine desulfurase NifS, translating into MNKSIYMDHAATTYTKPEVLDAMIPYFTKYFGNPSSIYSLSRETKKAIDVARDKVAKALNASENEIYFTGGGSEADNWAIKGIASAYKQKGNHIITTTIEHHAVLHTCEYLAKNGFEITYLPVDEYGFISIKDLENAITDKTILVSVMFANNEIGTIEPIKEIGALCRSKKILFHTDAVQAVGHIPVDVKEMNIDLLSLAGHKFYGPKGIGALYVRKGIKIDNLIHGGGQERNRRAGTENVASIVGIGKALELAVENMVENNKKLVYLRDKLMNGLLEVPYTRLNGPIGAKRLPGNSNICFRFIEGESILLMLDAKGIAASSGSACTSGSLDPSHVLLAIGLKHEIAHGSLRLTLGDATTEEEVDLALETIPKIIQRLRDMSPLWDDYLKKGEN; encoded by the coding sequence ATGAATAAATCAATTTACATGGACCACGCTGCAACCACTTATACTAAACCAGAAGTTTTGGACGCGATGATTCCTTATTTTACAAAATACTTTGGAAATCCTTCATCAATTTACTCTTTGTCAAGAGAAACTAAAAAAGCTATTGATGTCGCAAGAGACAAGGTGGCAAAAGCGCTAAACGCCAGCGAAAATGAAATTTACTTTACTGGTGGAGGTTCTGAAGCAGATAACTGGGCAATAAAGGGGATAGCTTCTGCTTATAAGCAAAAGGGAAATCATATAATAACAACAACAATTGAACATCATGCAGTATTACATACTTGCGAATATTTAGCTAAGAATGGATTTGAAATTACATATTTACCAGTTGACGAATACGGATTTATTAGCATTAAAGATTTAGAAAATGCTATTACAGATAAAACTATTCTAGTATCTGTAATGTTCGCTAACAATGAAATTGGAACAATAGAACCAATAAAAGAAATAGGCGCATTATGTAGAAGTAAAAAAATACTTTTTCATACGGATGCAGTTCAAGCAGTAGGCCATATTCCAGTTGATGTAAAAGAAATGAATATAGATTTATTATCCCTTGCTGGTCATAAATTTTATGGACCTAAGGGCATAGGAGCTTTATATGTAAGAAAAGGAATTAAAATAGATAATTTAATACATGGTGGTGGACAAGAAAGAAATAGAAGAGCAGGTACTGAAAATGTAGCTAGCATAGTGGGAATTGGTAAAGCTCTTGAACTAGCTGTAGAAAACATGGTAGAAAATAATAAAAAGCTAGTGTATTTAAGAGATAAGCTTATGAATGGATTATTAGAAGTACCTTACACAAGATTAAATGGACCAATAGGAGCAAAAAGGCTCCCAGGTAATTCGAATATATGTTTTAGATTTATAGAAGGTGAATCTATATTATTGATGTTAGATGCAAAAGGCATTGCAGCGTCAAGTGGAAGCGCATGTACATCGGGTTCCTTAGACCCATCTCACGTGTTACTTGCAATAGGCCTTAAGCATGAGATAGCACATGGATCCTTAAGATTAACATTAGGTGATGCTACCACAGAGGAAGAAGTAGATTTAGCATTAGAAACAATACCAAAAATAATCCAAAGATTAAGAGATATGTCCCCGCTATGGGATGACTACTTAAAGAAAGGGGAAAATTAA
- a CDS encoding aminotransferase class V-fold PLP-dependent enzyme: MSSKDNSPSYRGLILGINKKVPLISGKNVTAINFDNAATTPPFKSVMEDIIDFAPWYSSIHRGEGYKSQLTTRLYDDSRNIVSKFVNADFNNTVIYVKNSTEAFNKLSTLLYDPYEKNVILTTDMEHHSNDLPWRDKFIIDYISVDADGRLSLDDLESKLNKYNNHIKLVTITGASNVTGYKNPIYAIAKLVHKFGSKLLVDGAQLIPHAPFIMSNKNSEYNIDFLIFSAHKMYAPFGTGVLIGPKNFLDKCEPDLVGGGTVDIVTHDFIKWDDSPQRHEAGSPNVIGSIALASAIKTLNKIGMDNVECIEKKLTAYAILKMKNIPNLKIYCDTSKGVDRVSIIPFNICGIHHALVAKILSYEWGISVRSGCFCAQPYLAKLLNISNEFTLNLITNPDLCRPGMVRISFGLYNTYSEIDTLAYALKKISLNKNFYVTKYENMKKTLFDV; this comes from the coding sequence ATGTCTAGTAAAGATAATAGTCCAAGCTACAGGGGTTTGATACTTGGCATAAACAAAAAGGTACCCCTTATATCCGGAAAAAATGTTACTGCAATTAATTTTGATAATGCAGCAACTACACCTCCCTTTAAATCTGTCATGGAAGATATTATTGATTTTGCTCCGTGGTATTCCTCCATTCACCGTGGTGAAGGGTATAAGTCTCAACTAACTACTAGATTATATGACGATTCTAGAAATATCGTCAGCAAATTTGTTAATGCTGATTTTAATAATACAGTCATTTATGTTAAAAATTCCACAGAAGCCTTTAACAAGCTTTCCACCCTATTATACGATCCATATGAAAAAAATGTTATTCTAACAACGGATATGGAGCATCACTCAAACGACCTACCTTGGAGAGATAAATTTATTATCGATTATATATCCGTAGATGCGGATGGTCGCTTGTCCTTAGATGATTTAGAATCTAAGTTAAATAAATATAATAATCATATAAAATTAGTTACAATTACAGGTGCTTCAAATGTAACTGGATATAAAAACCCTATTTATGCTATCGCTAAATTAGTTCATAAATTTGGTTCAAAACTACTTGTGGACGGTGCACAATTAATACCCCACGCTCCTTTTATTATGAGTAATAAGAATTCAGAATATAATATAGATTTTTTAATATTCTCTGCTCATAAAATGTATGCCCCTTTTGGCACCGGTGTATTAATCGGTCCTAAAAATTTCTTAGATAAATGTGAGCCCGATTTAGTAGGCGGTGGCACAGTAGATATTGTTACTCATGATTTTATAAAATGGGATGACTCTCCTCAAAGGCATGAGGCTGGTTCCCCCAATGTTATAGGATCTATAGCTCTAGCATCTGCCATTAAAACATTGAATAAAATTGGTATGGACAACGTGGAATGTATTGAAAAAAAATTGACCGCATACGCTATTTTGAAAATGAAAAATATTCCAAACTTAAAAATCTATTGTGATACTTCTAAAGGAGTTGACCGGGTTAGCATAATCCCCTTTAATATTTGCGGAATTCACCACGCCTTAGTTGCAAAAATACTTTCCTATGAATGGGGCATTTCAGTGAGAAGTGGGTGTTTTTGTGCTCAGCCATACCTTGCTAAGCTATTGAATATTTCTAATGAGTTTACACTTAATCTCATAACAAATCCTGATTTATGCCGTCCTGGAATGGTTAGAATCAGTTTTGGACTGTATAACACTTACTCAGAAATTGATACCCTAGCTTATGCTCTAAAGAAAATTTCATTAAACAAAAATTTTTATGTTACCAAATATGAAAATATGAAAAAAACCCTTTTTGATGTATAA
- the nifU gene encoding Fe-S cluster assembly scaffold protein NifU, with protein MMYSEKVMDHFTNPRNVGEIQNASGIGEVGNARCGDIMKVYLKVEENIVVDAKFKTFGCGSAIASSSMATELIKGKSVDDAWTLTNLAVAEALDGLPAIKMHCSVLAEEAIHKAINDYRSKAGLEVWDFVEHDDIHGEVHGE; from the coding sequence ATGATGTACAGTGAAAAAGTTATGGACCATTTTACTAACCCAAGAAATGTAGGAGAAATTCAAAATGCTAGTGGAATTGGTGAGGTTGGTAACGCTAGATGTGGAGATATTATGAAAGTTTATTTAAAAGTAGAAGAAAATATAGTAGTAGATGCAAAGTTTAAAACTTTTGGTTGTGGATCAGCTATAGCATCTTCAAGTATGGCAACAGAGCTTATTAAAGGTAAATCTGTAGATGATGCATGGACACTTACAAATTTAGCTGTGGCTGAAGCGTTAGATGGACTTCCAGCAATAAAAATGCATTGCTCAGTACTTGCTGAAGAAGCTATTCACAAAGCAATTAATGATTATAGAAGTAAGGCTGGACTTGAAGTATGGGATTTCGTAGAACATGACGATATACATGGTGAAGTACACGGAGAATAG
- the hisS gene encoding histidine--tRNA ligase, whose protein sequence is MKNEIVKPSILPGFMELLPADQIQFNKLADTIRETYESFGFMPIDTPVIEKSEILLAKGGGETEKQIYRFLKGSNDLSLRFDLTVPLARYVAQNFSSLTFPFRRYQIGKVYRGERNQKGRFREFYQCDIDIVGSNSLSILNDAEIPSIIYSIFNNLGFKNFTIKINNRKLLNGFFESLEIQDKSEVLKTIDKIDKIGVTTATEELLNSGLSKEVVEKILEFINISGSNDDILLLLKNLNISNSNFKDGVCELSTVTKYIKLFGVPDDNFKIDLKISRGLDYYTGTVYETFLNEYPSIGSVCSGGRYDDLAGYYTKQKLPGVGISIGLTRLFYQLNEVGFFKNSTISSITKALVIPLDNNIDYGISLANALRDKGVITEIYLEDTKLVKKLGYANKLNIPFVLLIGETEAQNKTVTIKNMLTGEQITSDFDGAHKIVNI, encoded by the coding sequence ATGAAAAATGAAATTGTAAAACCATCAATTTTACCTGGCTTCATGGAGTTACTGCCAGCAGATCAAATTCAATTCAACAAATTAGCAGATACAATAAGGGAAACATATGAGAGCTTTGGGTTTATGCCCATAGACACACCAGTAATAGAGAAATCAGAAATACTCCTAGCAAAGGGAGGCGGAGAAACCGAAAAACAAATTTATAGATTTTTAAAGGGTAGTAATGATTTATCCCTTAGATTTGATTTAACAGTGCCACTCGCGAGATATGTGGCTCAAAATTTTAGTTCTTTAACTTTCCCATTTAGAAGATACCAAATCGGTAAGGTATATAGAGGAGAGAGAAATCAAAAAGGACGTTTCCGTGAATTTTACCAATGCGATATTGATATTGTTGGAAGCAACAGTTTAAGTATTTTGAATGATGCTGAAATACCTAGCATTATTTATTCAATATTCAACAATCTTGGATTTAAGAATTTCACAATAAAAATAAACAATAGAAAGTTATTAAATGGTTTTTTTGAATCTTTAGAAATCCAAGATAAATCTGAGGTTTTAAAGACTATTGATAAAATAGATAAAATTGGAGTAACAACCGCAACCGAGGAACTCTTAAATAGTGGTTTAAGTAAAGAAGTCGTAGAAAAAATTCTTGAATTCATTAATATCAGTGGAAGCAACGATGATATTTTATTATTATTAAAGAATTTAAACATTTCTAATTCAAACTTTAAAGACGGTGTATGTGAACTTTCAACAGTTACTAAATACATTAAATTATTTGGAGTTCCTGATGATAATTTTAAAATAGATTTAAAAATATCCAGAGGCCTCGATTATTACACAGGCACTGTTTATGAAACATTTTTAAACGAATACCCTTCTATAGGATCTGTATGCTCAGGTGGACGCTATGATGATTTAGCAGGGTATTATACAAAACAAAAACTACCAGGAGTAGGGATATCAATTGGTCTTACTAGATTATTTTATCAATTAAATGAAGTTGGATTCTTTAAAAATAGCACTATCTCTTCAATAACAAAAGCACTAGTAATACCATTAGATAATAATATCGATTATGGAATTTCTCTTGCAAATGCGTTAAGAGATAAGGGCGTAATCACAGAAATATACCTTGAGGATACTAAACTTGTAAAGAAGCTTGGTTATGCAAATAAACTAAACATCCCTTTTGTACTTTTAATCGGTGAAACGGAAGCTCAAAATAAAACTGTTACTATAAAGAATATGCTCACTGGTGAGCAAATAACTTCTGATTTTGATGGTGCTCATAAAATAGTTAATATATAA